GAAGACGGTCCCCGGCGGGAAGAGCGGCTGGCACGACTGATCCCACTGAAGCTGGAAGCGCGGCTGCGTCACCATGTCCAGGTACGTGAAGAGCTGGGCCGAGCCCACGCTCAGCGTGGGCTTCGCCTGCACCGGCACCACCCAGGCGAACTTCTTCGCCTCGCCCTGGTACTGGATCTGGATGTGGGCCTCGATCGAGCTGCCGTTGACGCCGAAGACGATGCGCTCTCCGGCCTGATCGATGGGCGCCTGGGAACAGAAGAAACCACCGCACGCCTCGGCCCGGGGCGCGGACAGCACCCCAATGGCCACCAGCGCGCCGAACACCACCGCGTGACGCATGCAAAACCCCCTTCGAAGGAAACCCGGAGGGCTTTGCAAGTCACTGGCCGAACGTCAACCCCGCGACATCAGGGGCCTCGAAGGGCGCGGGCCCCTCAGAAATCCACGAGGGGCCCGCGAATCCACGGCGTCAGCTCCCCGCGAGCCGGGGCTTCTCCTCGTTCACCACGGGCGCGGACGCTCCACCGGAGCCCGAGCCATGCTCGCCGGAGTCCCCGGAGCCACCGCGGAGCCGGTCCAGCCGTGCCTTCATCCGGTCCGCCACCACGTAGAAGGCGGGCACCACCAGCAGGCTGAGCACGGTGGAGACGGAGAGGCCTCCCAGCACGGCCACGGACATGGGGGCACGCGTCTCGCTGCCCGCGCCCAGCGCCAGCACCGCGGGCACCGCCGCCATCATCGTCGCCAGCGACGTCATGAGGATGGGCCGCAGGCGCACCGGACCGGCCCGCTGCATGGCCTCCACCGCGTTGGCGCCCAGCTCGCGCTGCTGCAGCGCGTAGTCCACGAGGATGATGGAGTTCTTCTTCACGATCCCCATCAGCAGCAGCAGGCCGATCATGCTGAAGATGTTGAGCGTCGTGTTGGTGCCCCACATCGCGAAGGCCGCCCCCGCCACCGACAGCGGGAGGATGGTGAGCACCGTGACGGGGTGGAGGAACGAGTTGAACTGCGAGGCCAGCACCATGTAGGCCACCCCGATGCCCAGGAAGAGGGCGAACAGGAGGCTGTCCATCGACTCCTGGAAGGCCACGCTGGAGCCGCCGAACACCACACGCGTGCCGCCGGGCAGCTCCTTCGCCAGCCGCTGCACCATCTCCATCGCCTCCTGCTGCGTGGTGCCGGGGGCCACGTTGGCGTAGATGCTGATGGCGCGCTCACGGTCCTTGCGGGTGATGGCCTGGAGCGCCGGGCGCTCCTCCTGTCCCACCAGCGAGGAGAGCGGCACCAGCTCGCCGGAGCCGGTGCGCACCTTGAGGATCGACAAGTCCTCCGGCCGGGAGCGCTGATCCTTCAGCAGGCGCAGCCGCACGTCGATGCGGCGCCCGCCGGTGCTGTACTTGCCCACGCGCACGCCGCCCACCAGGGCGTTGAGGGTGGAGCCCACGTCCTGCATGGACACCCCCAGGTCCGCGGCGCGCGCCCGGTCCGGGGTGATGCGCAGCTCCGGCATGCCCACCTGGTAGTCCGTGTCCACGTCCACCACCTTGCCGCTCGCCTGGAGCTTCTCGCGCATGTCCGTGCTGGACTCGATGAGCCGCTCCCAGTCCGAGCCGCGCACGCTGAACTCCACCGGGAAGCCGCGCGAGCCGGTGAAGCCACTCTGCGACATGTCCATCACCACCGCGCGCAGGCCGGGGTACGAGTTGAGCTCCTTGCGCACCACCTGGTTGAACTCGGACATGGGCATGCGCTGGTCCTGCGGCACCAGGGTGACGAACAGCATGCCGCCGTTCACCCCGCTGCCACCGCCGCCCACCACCGCGAACAGGCGCGTCACCTCGGGCCGGTTGCGGAGGAACTCCTCGGCCCGCAGGAAGATCCGGTTCGTCTCCTCCACCGTGCTGCCCACCGCCGTCTGCATGCGGATCATCACGCGGCCCTGATCCTGCGAGGGCACGAACTCGCTCGACAGGCTCTTGAAGGCGAAGCCGGACAGCGCCAGCAGCGCCACCGCGCCCCCCAGCACCCACCAGGGCCGCTTCAGGCCCTTGGCCAGCACCTTGCCGTAGTGGTGCTCCAGCCAGGTGAAGGCCTTGTCCACGGCCAGGCCCACCCGGCTGCGGCCCTCGCGGCCCGTCTTCAGCAGCTGCGCGCAGCGCGCCGGCGCCAGGGTGATGGCCTCCACGTAGGACAGCAGCACCGCCACGCACAGCGTCACGCCGAACTGGAGGAAGAACTTGCCGATGACCCCCTTCATGAAGATGACGGGGATGAAGATGGCCACCACCGCCAGCGTGGCCGCCAGGGCCGCGAAGGTGATCTCCCGCGTCCCCTCGCTCGCCGCCGCCACCCGGTTCTTCCCCTCCTCCGCGTGCCGGAAGATGTTCTCCATCACCATGATGGCGTCATCCACCACGATGCCCACCGCCAGGGACAAGCCCAGCAGCGTGAAGGTGTTGAGCGTGAAGCCCAGGAAGTAGATGACCGCCACCGTGCCCAACAGCGACATGGGGATGGCGAGGATCACGTTGAGCGTGCTGGAGAGCGAGCCGAGGAACGCCCAGCACACCAGCGCCGTCAACAGACACGCCAGCAGCAGCTCGAACTCGATCTCGTGGACGCTCTCCTCGATGAACTGGGTGGAGTCGAAGTTGATGCCCACCTCGAGACCCGGGGGCGCGTCCTTCTGCACCTCGGCGATCTTCGCGCGCACGCCCTGCGCCACCGCCACCGCGTTGGCACCGCGCTGCTTGCGGATGCCGAGGCCCTGCGCGGGCTGGCCGTCCACGCGCGCGATGCGGCGCTCGTCCTCGAAGCCGTCCTCCACCAGCGCCACGTCGGACAGGTAGACGGGAGAGCCGTTGCCCTCGCGCACCACCAGGTGGCGCAGCGTCTCCAGATCCAACGCCTCGCCCATGACGCGGACGTTCACCTCGCGGCCCGCCGTCTCGATGCGGCCCGCGGGCAGCTCCACGTGCTCGCGCTGCAGCGCACTGACGATGTCCGTGACGGTGAGCCCGCGCGCGTCCAGCTTCTGCGCGTCCACCCAGATGCGCACGTTGCGCTCCAGCGAGCCGCCCAGCGACACCTCGCCCACGCCCGGCACCGTCTGCAGCGACTCCTTCAACCGGTAGCGGGCGAAGTCGGAGATGAACTGCCGCGAGAAGGGCCCGGACACGCCCACCTGCACGATGGGGTTGTCCTCGGGGTTGCTCTTGGAGATGACCGGCGGATCCACGTCCCGCGGCAGCCGGTTCTGCGCCTGGCTCACCTTGGACGTCACGTCCTGCAGCGCCTTGTCCACGTCGATGGACAAGTCCAGCTCCACGGAGATGCCGCCACCGCCCTGGCTCGCCCGGGAGGTAATGGCCTTCACGCCCTCCACCTGCATCACCGCTTCCTCGAGCGGCTCGATGATGTCCGTCTCCACCGCCTCGGGCGAGGCCCCCTCCCAGCTCACGTTGACGCTGATGACGGGGTAGTCCACGTCCGGGAACTGGCTGATGCCGATGCGCTGCGCCGCCACCAGTCCGAAGACGATGGTCGCCGCCATCAGCATCCAGGCGAAGACGGGCTTCTTGATGCAGACGTCCGTGATGCTCATCGCGCCGGGCCTCCCGTGTTCGCTTCCACTTCCTGGCGCGGCTCACCCGTGAAGGCCGGCTTGGGGCCCTCGGCGATCCGCACCCCGGCACCGTCCTTGAGCGCCTCTCCGCCCCGCACCACCAGCTGCTCACCGGGCTTCAGGCCCTCGCGCACCTCCACGAGCCCGTCCGCCGTGCGCAGGCCCAGCTCCACCACGCGCTCGCGCGCCTTGCCGTCCTGCACCACGAACGTCAGGAAGCCGCGCTCGCTGGGGCGCACCGCCGTCTGGGGGATGACCGGAGCCCCCTTGGCCGTGTCCACCGGCACCGTCACCGTGGCGAAGGCCCCCGGCCGCAGCGCCTTGGCGTCCTCGCCGCGCACCTCCGCCGTCACCTTCACCATGCGGCTGGCGGGATCCGCCGCGTCCGCCACGTAGCTGATCTTCCCCGTGTACGTGCGCGAGTCCGAGCGCACCGTGAAGCGCGCCGGCATGCCCGGCTTGAGCCGCGCCACGTCCGCCTCGGGCACCGTGAAGCGCAACAGCAACGGATCCCTCCGCAGCAGCGTGGCCAGCACCGTCCCCGGCTGCACGTACTGCCCCGTCTGCACCGTGCGCGTCTGCAGCACGCCCTCCATGGGCGCCTTCACGTACGCGTCGCGCAGGTTGAGCTCGGCCTGCTCCACCGCCGCCCTCGCCGCGCTCGCGTCCGCCGCGGCGGTGCGCGCCCGGGCATCGGCCGTGTCGATCTGCTCGGCCGGCAGCAGCCCCGGCTTCACCTCGTTGGCCGCCGCGCGCCGGCTCGCCGCCGAGTCCGCCTCGGCCTTCGCCGCCAGCGCCTTCTCCAGCGACGCCTGCGCCGAGCGCACCGCGATGCTGTAGCGCGTGGGCTCGATCTCCGCGAGCACCTCGCCCTTCTTCACCGACTGGCCCTCCATGAAGCGCACCTGCTCCACCACGCCCGCCACGCGCGCGGTGATCTGCACCTGCTCGAAGGCCTCCACCGAGCCCACCGAGGAGACGACGTACTCCACGTCGCGCGACTCCACGGGCCGCACCTCCACGGGGAACTGGAGCGGTCCACGGCCACCGGGGCCTCCGCCCTTCCCGCCGCCCTTGCCACCACCCTGCGCCGCTGGAGTACCTCCCGCCGGCTTGCCACACCCCGTCCCCAGGGCGAGCGCGGCGCCCAGTACCCATGTCACCACACGCATCTTCACTTACGGCTCCTTCCCCAGCGGATCGAGTCCGACGGCGGACCGCAGCTCCAGGAGCGCGGACCCCAATGCATAGCGAGCCCGGGCAAGCGCCACCTCGGCCTCGAACTGCCTCACCTGCGCATCGCTCAACGCCAGGGACGACGCAATCCCCTGACGGTAGAGGATGCTCGTCTCCTCCGCGTTCTGGCGGGCGGCCTCCACGGCCACCTGGCTCCGGTTGAGCTGGGCCTGGGCGGTGCGCAGCGCCACGTTCGCCCGGTCCACCGACACGTCCACCCGGCGCGTGCGCGCCGCCACGTCCAGCTCCTGCACCCGCACCAGGGCGAGCCGCTCCCGGCGCTCCGCGTAGCGCTCGCCCCCGTCGAAGAGCGACCAGCCAAGGGTCACCGACAGGGAGCCGTTCCAGTTCTTGTCGGCGAAGTTCGTCTCGTTGGCGATGCTGTACTGCCCGGAGGCCGACAGCGTGGGGAACAGCCGCGCCAGGGGCTCGCGCGCGAGCGCCTGCTGCTGCTCCACCCGCAGCTTGGAGGAGAGGAGGTCCGGACGGCGCTCCAGGGCGTCCTCGGCCAGCAGCGCGAAGGACTCCACGGGCCGTGAGGCCTCCCCCAACAGCGTCTCGGGCGGCGCCAGCGGGCCCTCCACGGGCGCCACCAGCAGGTAGCCGAGCTCCAGCCGGCTCGTCTCGGCCTGACCCACCGCGTCAGCGAGCTCCGCCTCCGCGGTGGCCAGGTCCAGTTGCGCCCGTGTCACGTCGTTGGTGCTGGCCAGGCCGGCCTGGGCGCGGGCCTTCGCCTCCTCGAGGGACTGCCGGACGAAGGCGAGCCGGCGCTCGGCGGCCTGCACCACCTGTTGCAGGCCCAGCGTGGACAGGAAGGCGTTGGCGGCCTGGAAGGACACCTGCCGGCGCGCCTCCACCGCCTCCAGCTTCGTCGCCTCGCGATCCCGGTTCGCCGCCTGGAGGAGCGGAAAGCCGCGCGCGTCGAAGAGGGGGACGGTGGCGGTGGCACTGCCGCTCAGGGCGTTCTGGGTCTGGCTCACCAGCGGTACCCCATCCACCACGCGCACCACCTCATACGCGCGGCGGGTATAGGTGGCGCCGACGTTGAGCCTCGGGAGGAAGAAGGCGCGGGCGCGGGCCACACGCGCCTCGGCGGCCTCGGAGCGGGCCTGGGCCGTCAGCGCGGACTCATTGCGCTCGGCCGCCAACGACACCGCCCGCTCCAGCGTCAGTGGCTCCTGAGTGGGCTCGGACGGCCCGGCGGACGGGATCCCGGCTCCGGGTTCTGGAACGGGCCGCGGATCCTGCGCGCGCGCTTCCGGCACACATAGGGCGAGCCAGGCGCACACGGGGAGGGCAACGGCGGAGCGGATCAAGTGCATGAGGGTCGAGCGAAGAGGGCGGGTTCCGGGGGGGAGGACGACAGGCCCATATATAGGACCCAAGCGAGCAGGACCACGGGAACCCACCTCGCTGGACGCTGCATCGCACATCGGGCTAATGGGGAGGGGGACGAAGACTTTTCGAGTGGGGCGCGGCGCGCCCGGGAATGCCCGAACGATGCGTTTATTCCTGCTGGCGTTGGGAATGTTGGCGCTGTGTGGCTGTCGCGGGACGGAGACCGGGGCGGGTGCCGTGCGTGTGGAAATCTTCTACGCGACGTTCCACCCGGGGTGCCTGACTGTGACGGCACTGGATGAAGCGGATGTGAGCCGCACCGAGACGCAGCAGCTCGCGGTGGAGGATCGCAACAGCGACGCCAAGACGGTGGCCGTGTTCCGCAAGGCGGACTGGAGCCGGCGCCTGCAGGTGATCGCGAGCGCACACGAGGGCTCGTGCGCGGGGCCGGTGGTGGCCACGAGCACGCGGCAGGTGGAAGTCCCCACGAGCGGCACCACGGCGGTGTACCTGGACCTGCGCGCGGAGGATCTGGACGGAGACGGCTTCGTCGCGGCGAGCGCGTCCAGCCGGGGCACGGACTGCGATGACGCCGACGCCGCCGTGCACCCGGGCGCCCCGGAGACGTGCGACGGCAAGGACAGCAACTGCTCCGGCGACGAGGAGGACGCCCCCAGCAAGCCCGGCTTCTACGTGGACGCGGACGGCGACGGGCACGGCGACCTCTCCCGGGTGTTGAGGGCGTGCGTGCGGCCCGCGGGCACGGTGCTGGAGCCCGGGGACTGCAACGACAACGATCCCAGCGTGCACCCGGCCGTGTCCGAGCTGCTGTGCGACGGCAGGGACGAGGACTGCGACGGCACGGCGGACGATGACTTCCGCGTGGGCGCCGCCTGCAAGACGGAGCTCGGCTGCGCGGGCGCCTGGGCGTGCGCGGCGAAGGGCTCCGGGGCGGCGTGCAACAGCACGCAGACGCCAGTGACGTGGTACGCGGATGGAGACGGAGACGGGCTCACCGGCACGTTCAAGTCCCTCTCCTGCGAGGCGCCCACGGGCGCGAAGTCCGTCGCGGAGGATTGCGATGACGCCTCGCGCTTCCGGGGTGGCTCCGAGGTGTGCGACCGGCTGGACAACGACTGCGACGGCCTCACGGACGAGGGCGGCGTCTGCGCGACGAACAACTGGACGACGCGGACGCTGTGGAGCACGGCGTGGGAGGCGGTGACGACCTACGCGCAGGGGAAGGCGTGGCTGGCGGGCCCGGGTGGCTGGCTCGCGCACGTGAATGGCGCCGGGGTGGCGGACTTCTCGACGGCGTGCGGCACCACGAGCGACTGGACGGTGGCGTGGGCCCGGCCGAGCGACGGGCGCGTCTTCGTTGGCACGGCGGAGGGCACCTTCGCCAGCGTCCATCCCACGAGCTCCGGTTGCGTCATGCAGACGGTGAGCGGGGTGCCGGGTACCGTCACCAGCCTCGTGGGCTACGAGCGGAGCGGCACCACCACGGTGTACGCGGTGACCAGCACCGGCCACGTGCTGCGGTGGGAGTGGCGGGAGCCGGTGAGCACCCCTCCGCCGGTGGTGGTGGCGACGCAGCTGGCGGCGAACCTGCGGAGCATCCACGGCCTGGGCCCGGACACGCTGCTGGCCGTGGGCGCCGAGGACTTCCAGCCCGGCGTCGCTCCCCTGCCCCGCGTCTACCGCCTCGACGTGGCCTCGGGGCAGTGGATTCGCGAGGAGCTGCCGGCGGACGTGGGCACGGGCTACCTGCGCGGTGTGTCCGTGGTGGACGGAGCGCTGGCCTACGCGGTGGGCGAGCATGGACTGGTGCTCAGGCGCCAGGCGGGGACGTGGGACAAGCTGCCGCCCCCCGGTGGCGCGGCGGCGCCGGAGTTGCTGGACGTGGCCGCCTTCCATCCCAACGCCGTGTACGTGCTCTCCAACAAGAGCGGCACGTTCCTCCACCGCTTCGACGGCACGGCCTGGAGCGAGCCCTACCCCCAGGGCCAGGTGCTCCAGTCGCTCGACGCCATCAGCCCCCGGGAGCAGTGGGCCGCGGGACAGGGCGGCACGCTGGTGCGCTGGGGCCCTCCCTGAGCCCGGGGTGACATGGAGCTGCGCGCGGACAGGCTGTCGGTTCGGCACGGGGGACGGTCACTCCTTCAGGAGGTGACCTGCACCCTTCCACCCGGCAGCCGGGTGCTCGTCCTGGGGCACTCGGGCGCGGGCAAGACGACGCTGCTCAAGGCGCTCGCGGGGCTGGTGACGCCGGCCAGCGGACGGGTCCTCTGGAATGGCGAGGACGTGGCCCGGCTGCCGCCCGCCGGCAAGCGCGCGCGCCAGGCGGCGTTCGGCATGGTGTTCCAGACGGATGCCCTGTTCGACTCGCTGACGGTGCGCCGCAACGTGCTGCTGCCCCTGGAGCGACGGCGGGTGCCCCGGGAGGAGGCGGAGGCGCGCGCGGACGAGGTGCTGCGCGCGGTAGGGCTCGCGGAGGCCGCGGACGCCCTGCCCGAGCGGCTGTCCGGAGGCATGCGCAAGCGGGCCGGCATCGCCCGGGCGCTGGCGGCGAGCCCCACGGTGCTGCTGGCGGACGATCCCTTCGCGGGGTTGGATCCAGGCACGGCGCGGCAGGTGGCGCGGGTGCTGCTGGAGGTGGCCGGGAGCGGCTCGCTGGTGGTTGCCGCGCCCGAGGCGCCCCCGGAGCTTCCCCTCTCCCGCTGGCTGTACCTGCGCGACGGACGGCTCATGTACGACGGCCCCCCCTCCCCCGAGGTGGAGACGCAGCCGGACGAGGCGCTCGCGTGACGGCGACGCTGACGTGGCTCGGCCAGGAGGCACTGGGCGCGGTGCGCGGAGTCGGCTCGGTGGCGCTGGTGCTGGCGCGCACGGTGCTGGGGCTGGCGCGGATGGATCGCCGCGAGCTGCTGCGCGGGCTGGAGGAGTTCGGCTGGGGCTCGCTGCCGCTGGCGCTGGCGACGGCGGCGCTGACGGGGGCGACGGTGGTGGTGCAGACGTCGCTGTACGTGGAGCGCTTCGGGGCGAGGGCGATTCTCGGGTGGGCGGCGGGGTACGCGGTGCTGTGGGAGTTCGGCCCGCTGCTGCTGGGGCTGGTGATGGCGGCGCGGCTGGGAGCGCGCAACGCGGCGGAGCTGGCGACGATGCAGGTGGGCGGTCAGCTCGAGGGCCTGCGCGGTATTGGATTGGATCCCTTCGCGGTGCTGGTGGCGCCGCGCGTGGTGGCGATGACGCTGAGCGTGTCCGCCCTGTCCGCCCTCACCTTCCTGGTGGCGGTGCTCTTCGAGGCGGTGGCGGCCTTCTTCACGCTGAAGCTGCCGGTGCGGGCCTTCTTCGGCAGCTTCGAGCAGATGCTGCACGCGACGGACGTGGTGGGCGGCATGGTGAAGGCGAGCGCCTTCGGACTGGCGATCGCGCTGGTGTCGACGGCGGTGGGGCTGAGGGCGCGGGGAGGCGCGCGGGCGGTGGGCCGTGCGGCGGCGGGCGCGGTGGTGCACGGGTGTGGCGCCATCTTCCTGCTGGACTTCCTGCTCACCACCACGCTGGCCATGTGGCTGAGCTGAATCCGGCCGGGGCCGCGACTTTTCGCGACTGTCGGCGACATGTCGCCAACCTCGTGCCCCTCCCTCCCAGACCCTTCCCCGCGGGGCTTCTCCTCGGAGAGGCGCTCAGGGGCGTGCTGGCACGCCGCGTGCTCACAGGGACTCCGAGTCCATTCAAGACTCCCCAACCCCTGGAGCATCTCTCATGAGCAAGTCCCCCCGTTGGATGAAGGCAGTCTGGTCTCTCGCGTGTGCCGTGCTGGTGGCCCCCACGGCTGTCCTGGGTGCGACGGCGGGCAGTTCGGTCATCATCGGGTGGGACTTCCGGAATCCCCAGGTCTACCGCCCCGGCTGCGGCGCGACGACGCTGCCCGTCGCGGCCACGCACGACTCGGTCGGTGTGCAGGGCCAGTTCTTCCATACGGCCTCGGGTTGCGACACGGGCGCCGTTGGCGGCTGGTGGTGGACCAACTTCCTGAACACGACGACCAACTTCCCGTATCTTGCATTCACGACGACCTCGCCCATCACGCTGCAGGAGCTCCGGCTGAAGTCGCTCGAGAATGATCCGACCAATTTCTCCGTGGCCGTCGAGCTGAGCCCGGTGAACAGCCCGGAGCCCACCACGTCTCAGCCGGGCACCGGGTACAGCTCGCTGGGTTCATTCCAGGTGAACAGCGGTGCCATGGCCAGCAATGCGGTGACGCTGGCGGCGCCGCTCACGCTGCAGCCGGGTACCTACTACATCCGGTTCCGGCCCCAGTCGTCGCCTGTGGTTGGCACGGCGTGGCTCGCGCTGGACGATGTCGTGCTGGTTGGCACCGTCTCTTATTGAGCTCAGGAATTCCGAGAGGCGTCACACGTGGCCGTGGGCGGGCTTCAGTGCCTCGGTCCGGGGCCGTTCCCGCGCGGAAGCGGGCGCCCGCACCTCGGACAGGCGAGCCAGGGTGAAGGCCCCCACCGCCATGACCAGGTCCCTCACCGCGATGTCGAAGTACTTCCCCGTGGTGAGCAGGTTCAGGGCAATGCCCACCAACCACGCCGAGACGAGGTAGGCGCCCACGCGCGTCAACTTCGACAACACCAGGAGTCCCGCGGCGATCTCGATGATTCCCACCCCGTGCAGGAAGGTGCTGGCGGGAATGATCCGGGCAACGAGGGGACTGAGGTACTGCTCCCAGTCCGTCAGCAGGTTGAAGAACTTGTCGAGCCCCGCGACGATCGGCACCACACCAAACGAGAGCTTCAGGGCCCACCAGGACTGGTTCAGACGGCTATCCATGTCGATGACCTCTCCTCCACGAGCAGCACCGTTGCTGCCATGAGAGGAGAGTCGCGAGCACGGCCAGAGGTGACACGCCGGGGCTGTCACCTCCGGGCCGCCCGCCGCATCTCAGGTGTATGGAGACGATGACAGGACAGGCAACCAGACAGGCGGCCATGGGCTCGACATCCGATGAGGAGCTCGTCCGCCGCGTGTGTGCGGGAGAGACGGCGCTGTTCGAGGTGCTGATGCGCCGGAACAACGCACGGGTGTACCGGGCCGTGCGCGCACTGCTGCGGGACGAGGACGAGGCCGAGGACGTGATGCAGCAAGCCTACGTGCTCGCGTTCACGCACCTGGAGCAGTTCAAGGGCAGCGCGAGGTTCTCGACGTGGCTCCTCCGCATCGCGGTGAACGAGGCGCTGCTGCACTTGCGCAAGCGCAGCCGGCTGGTCTCCCTTGATGGAGGTGCGGACGATGTGCTGGAGGCTGGCATGAAGCTCGTGGAACGAAACACGCCCGACCCCGAGCGGCAGAGCGCTGAGCGCGAGTTCGTCCGGCTCCTGGAGGCCACCATCGACGCGCTGCCGGCCTCCTCCCGGGTGGTGCTCATGCTGCGGGAGGTGGACGGGCTGTCGACGGCGGAGACCGCCGAGGTGCTCTCGGTGAGCCAGGACGTGGTGAAGACACGGCTCCACCGGGCCCGGGAGCTCCTCCGGGAAGAGATGGAGAACCGGCTCGAGGACCAGCTCGAGGAGGTGTTCTCCTTCCTGGCTCCGCGGTGCGACCGCGTGGTGGCCGCGGTGATGTCCCGCCTCGGGATGCACTGACGGCAGTGGGTGGGACAGGCTCCTCGGGGGCGCAGGCGGCGGTCACGCGCGAGTGGGACGCGGGCCAGACAGCGGGCGGAGCGCTTCACGCTCGGCCGTGGAGAGTTCCGTGACGGGGTACTTCGGATTGCCGCTCGCGCGGTCGAAGAACGGATGGGGCCACACCTTGCCGCCGAGCTTCCAGCCGAGCACCTTGCCGAGGGTGCGCGCC
The sequence above is drawn from the Archangium gephyra genome and encodes:
- a CDS encoding RNA polymerase sigma factor, with amino-acid sequence MTGQATRQAAMGSTSDEELVRRVCAGETALFEVLMRRNNARVYRAVRALLRDEDEAEDVMQQAYVLAFTHLEQFKGSARFSTWLLRIAVNEALLHLRKRSRLVSLDGGADDVLEAGMKLVERNTPDPERQSAEREFVRLLEATIDALPASSRVVLMLREVDGLSTAETAEVLSVSQDVVKTRLHRARELLREEMENRLEDQLEEVFSFLAPRCDRVVAAVMSRLGMH
- a CDS encoding efflux RND transporter permease subunit, with the translated sequence MSITDVCIKKPVFAWMLMAATIVFGLVAAQRIGISQFPDVDYPVISVNVSWEGASPEAVETDIIEPLEEAVMQVEGVKAITSRASQGGGGISVELDLSIDVDKALQDVTSKVSQAQNRLPRDVDPPVISKSNPEDNPIVQVGVSGPFSRQFISDFARYRLKESLQTVPGVGEVSLGGSLERNVRIWVDAQKLDARGLTVTDIVSALQREHVELPAGRIETAGREVNVRVMGEALDLETLRHLVVREGNGSPVYLSDVALVEDGFEDERRIARVDGQPAQGLGIRKQRGANAVAVAQGVRAKIAEVQKDAPPGLEVGINFDSTQFIEESVHEIEFELLLACLLTALVCWAFLGSLSSTLNVILAIPMSLLGTVAVIYFLGFTLNTFTLLGLSLAVGIVVDDAIMVMENIFRHAEEGKNRVAAASEGTREITFAALAATLAVVAIFIPVIFMKGVIGKFFLQFGVTLCVAVLLSYVEAITLAPARCAQLLKTGREGRSRVGLAVDKAFTWLEHHYGKVLAKGLKRPWWVLGGAVALLALSGFAFKSLSSEFVPSQDQGRVMIRMQTAVGSTVEETNRIFLRAEEFLRNRPEVTRLFAVVGGGGSGVNGGMLFVTLVPQDQRMPMSEFNQVVRKELNSYPGLRAVVMDMSQSGFTGSRGFPVEFSVRGSDWERLIESSTDMREKLQASGKVVDVDTDYQVGMPELRITPDRARAADLGVSMQDVGSTLNALVGGVRVGKYSTGGRRIDVRLRLLKDQRSRPEDLSILKVRTGSGELVPLSSLVGQEERPALQAITRKDRERAISIYANVAPGTTQQEAMEMVQRLAKELPGGTRVVFGGSSVAFQESMDSLLFALFLGIGVAYMVLASQFNSFLHPVTVLTILPLSVAGAAFAMWGTNTTLNIFSMIGLLLLMGIVKKNSIILVDYALQQRELGANAVEAMQRAGPVRLRPILMTSLATMMAAVPAVLALGAGSETRAPMSVAVLGGLSVSTVLSLLVVPAFYVVADRMKARLDRLRGGSGDSGEHGSGSGGASAPVVNEEKPRLAGS
- a CDS encoding DoxX family protein, with product MDSRLNQSWWALKLSFGVVPIVAGLDKFFNLLTDWEQYLSPLVARIIPASTFLHGVGIIEIAAGLLVLSKLTRVGAYLVSAWLVGIALNLLTTGKYFDIAVRDLVMAVGAFTLARLSEVRAPASARERPRTEALKPAHGHV
- a CDS encoding MlaE family ABC transporter permease, encoding MTATLTWLGQEALGAVRGVGSVALVLARTVLGLARMDRRELLRGLEEFGWGSLPLALATAALTGATVVVQTSLYVERFGARAILGWAAGYAVLWEFGPLLLGLVMAARLGARNAAELATMQVGGQLEGLRGIGLDPFAVLVAPRVVAMTLSVSALSALTFLVAVLFEAVAAFFTLKLPVRAFFGSFEQMLHATDVVGGMVKASAFGLAIALVSTAVGLRARGGARAVGRAAAGAVVHGCGAIFLLDFLLTTTLAMWLS
- a CDS encoding efflux RND transporter periplasmic adaptor subunit, whose amino-acid sequence is MRVVTWVLGAALALGTGCGKPAGGTPAAQGGGKGGGKGGGPGGRGPLQFPVEVRPVESRDVEYVVSSVGSVEAFEQVQITARVAGVVEQVRFMEGQSVKKGEVLAEIEPTRYSIAVRSAQASLEKALAAKAEADSAASRRAAANEVKPGLLPAEQIDTADARARTAAADASAARAAVEQAELNLRDAYVKAPMEGVLQTRTVQTGQYVQPGTVLATLLRRDPLLLRFTVPEADVARLKPGMPARFTVRSDSRTYTGKISYVADAADPASRMVKVTAEVRGEDAKALRPGAFATVTVPVDTAKGAPVIPQTAVRPSERGFLTFVVQDGKARERVVELGLRTADGLVEVREGLKPGEQLVVRGGEALKDGAGVRIAEGPKPAFTGEPRQEVEANTGGPAR
- a CDS encoding ABC transporter ATP-binding protein; translated protein: MELRADRLSVRHGGRSLLQEVTCTLPPGSRVLVLGHSGAGKTTLLKALAGLVTPASGRVLWNGEDVARLPPAGKRARQAAFGMVFQTDALFDSLTVRRNVLLPLERRRVPREEAEARADEVLRAVGLAEAADALPERLSGGMRKRAGIARALAASPTVLLADDPFAGLDPGTARQVARVLLEVAGSGSLVVAAPEAPPELPLSRWLYLRDGRLMYDGPPSPEVETQPDEALA
- a CDS encoding TolC family protein — protein: MSLAAERNESALTAQARSEAAEARVARARAFFLPRLNVGATYTRRAYEVVRVVDGVPLVSQTQNALSGSATATVPLFDARGFPLLQAANRDREATKLEAVEARRQVSFQAANAFLSTLGLQQVVQAAERRLAFVRQSLEEAKARAQAGLASTNDVTRAQLDLATAEAELADAVGQAETSRLELGYLLVAPVEGPLAPPETLLGEASRPVESFALLAEDALERRPDLLSSKLRVEQQQALAREPLARLFPTLSASGQYSIANETNFADKNWNGSLSVTLGWSLFDGGERYAERRERLALVRVQELDVAARTRRVDVSVDRANVALRTAQAQLNRSQVAVEAARQNAEETSILYRQGIASSLALSDAQVRQFEAEVALARARYALGSALLELRSAVGLDPLGKEP
- a CDS encoding putative metal-binding motif-containing protein codes for the protein MRVEIFYATFHPGCLTVTALDEADVSRTETQQLAVEDRNSDAKTVAVFRKADWSRRLQVIASAHEGSCAGPVVATSTRQVEVPTSGTTAVYLDLRAEDLDGDGFVAASASSRGTDCDDADAAVHPGAPETCDGKDSNCSGDEEDAPSKPGFYVDADGDGHGDLSRVLRACVRPAGTVLEPGDCNDNDPSVHPAVSELLCDGRDEDCDGTADDDFRVGAACKTELGCAGAWACAAKGSGAACNSTQTPVTWYADGDGDGLTGTFKSLSCEAPTGAKSVAEDCDDASRFRGGSEVCDRLDNDCDGLTDEGGVCATNNWTTRTLWSTAWEAVTTYAQGKAWLAGPGGWLAHVNGAGVADFSTACGTTSDWTVAWARPSDGRVFVGTAEGTFASVHPTSSGCVMQTVSGVPGTVTSLVGYERSGTTTVYAVTSTGHVLRWEWREPVSTPPPVVVATQLAANLRSIHGLGPDTLLAVGAEDFQPGVAPLPRVYRLDVASGQWIREELPADVGTGYLRGVSVVDGALAYAVGEHGLVLRRQAGTWDKLPPPGGAAAPELLDVAAFHPNAVYVLSNKSGTFLHRFDGTAWSEPYPQGQVLQSLDAISPREQWAAGQGGTLVRWGPP